Proteins encoded by one window of Methanomassiliicoccus luminyensis B10:
- a CDS encoding methylamine methyltransferase corrinoid protein reductive activase yields the protein MGYGISIDVGTSGTRMHAVDLSDNKIISTAITVRHPVPGANVMDHLTFCIEVDREIAHKLLIDTANKLMKMLEIDLNKVERVAICGNPIQLSMFQNMEIRDLAYVGENTLKSKGVELQKRDARLISAKELGLELPEGVMAMVPPAIKHEIGADALAMMYQTKLLEQEGNVLVTDYGTNAEMALKVGDEILTGSAAAGPAIEGQSIKAGMLASPGAISDVNSDGYWRCTVLDDSINTQEGDKVEPNTGNVVEEGPMHGKALGVTGTGVIAAIAVAMEYGLIKWPHITTVDNMLHLQDGITLTEHDVLEAAKTFGAMRAGHFTLLQHAGLKIEDLDIMYMSGASGTYVDALKAQRVGLLPPTPKKIYQFGNTSLAMATDLVKDPELLEKLQKLANSIRANHIMFATDPIFEKVFVQELAYWQEGMPMEVYNMMLEMAEIQPLPAEIKPAEVIRVVKRDIPDLGSKGLKVLRDIGVHISGSFEGCTGCEACLRECPERAIKVTQGGKSGFQIEVASDLCNGTACMRCERICPEKVFKFKELHKGLKETA from the coding sequence ATGGGCTATGGAATCTCGATAGATGTGGGGACCAGCGGCACCAGGATGCACGCTGTCGACCTGAGCGACAATAAGATTATATCGACCGCCATCACCGTCCGCCACCCCGTTCCGGGCGCGAACGTGATGGACCACCTGACCTTCTGCATAGAGGTGGACAGGGAGATCGCGCACAAGCTTCTCATCGACACCGCCAACAAGCTGATGAAGATGCTGGAGATCGACCTGAACAAGGTAGAGAGGGTCGCGATATGCGGCAACCCCATCCAGCTGTCGATGTTCCAGAACATGGAGATACGGGACCTCGCCTATGTGGGCGAGAACACTCTGAAGTCCAAGGGGGTGGAGCTGCAGAAAAGAGATGCCCGGCTCATCAGCGCGAAGGAGCTCGGCCTGGAGCTGCCGGAGGGGGTGATGGCCATGGTCCCGCCGGCCATCAAGCACGAGATCGGCGCCGACGCGCTGGCCATGATGTACCAGACCAAGCTCCTCGAGCAGGAAGGGAACGTCCTGGTCACGGACTATGGGACCAACGCCGAAATGGCGCTTAAGGTCGGCGATGAGATCCTCACCGGCTCGGCGGCCGCCGGTCCGGCCATTGAGGGGCAGTCCATCAAGGCGGGCATGCTCGCCTCCCCCGGCGCCATCAGCGACGTCAACTCCGACGGGTACTGGAGATGCACCGTGCTCGATGATTCGATCAACACGCAGGAGGGGGATAAGGTAGAGCCGAACACCGGGAACGTGGTGGAGGAGGGACCGATGCACGGCAAGGCCCTGGGCGTCACCGGCACCGGGGTCATCGCCGCCATCGCCGTGGCCATGGAGTACGGCCTCATCAAGTGGCCCCACATCACCACCGTGGACAACATGCTGCATCTGCAGGACGGGATCACTCTCACCGAGCACGATGTCCTGGAGGCCGCCAAGACCTTCGGGGCCATGAGGGCCGGCCACTTCACCCTGCTGCAACACGCTGGCCTCAAGATAGAGGATCTCGACATCATGTACATGAGCGGCGCGTCCGGGACCTACGTCGATGCCCTAAAGGCGCAAAGGGTCGGGCTGCTCCCTCCCACGCCCAAGAAGATCTACCAGTTCGGCAACACCTCGCTGGCCATGGCGACGGACCTGGTTAAGGACCCCGAGCTGCTGGAGAAGCTGCAGAAGCTGGCGAACTCCATCAGGGCGAATCACATCATGTTCGCCACCGACCCCATCTTCGAGAAGGTGTTCGTTCAGGAGCTGGCGTACTGGCAGGAAGGTATGCCCATGGAGGTCTACAACATGATGCTGGAGATGGCGGAGATCCAGCCCCTGCCCGCCGAGATAAAGCCGGCCGAGGTCATCAGGGTGGTCAAGAGGGACATACCTGATCTGGGGTCGAAGGGGCTCAAGGTCCTGAGGGACATCGGGGTTCACATCAGCGGCTCCTTCGAGGGCTGCACTGGATGCGAAGCCTGCCTGAGAGAGTGTCCCGAGCGTGCCATCAAGGTCACCCAGGGCGGCAAGAGCGGCTTCCAGATTGAGGTAGCTTCAGACCTGTGCAATGGGACGGCATGCATGAGGTGCGAGCGCATCTGCCCGGAGAAGGTCTTCAAGTTCAAGGAGCTGCACAAGGGCCTGAAGGAGACCGCATAA
- a CDS encoding GTP-binding protein yields the protein MIICQLAGFLGSGKTTLLVRLGTELSQAGKKVAIIVNEVGEIGVDGAVIDSFGLKTVEITEGCICCSLSGSLQNTLREISSKFDPDVIIIEPTGIALASKINDFVRRAMVGEEHMYTICLIDAYRAIELFNEAELFLSRQIIGANIVAVNKIDIVDEATKTQVTDIVNRVAPGSKIAYVSAKTGQGLEPLVALLEGRA from the coding sequence ATGATCATTTGCCAGCTAGCGGGCTTTTTGGGAAGCGGTAAGACCACCCTCCTCGTGCGCTTAGGCACCGAGCTCAGCCAGGCGGGGAAGAAGGTCGCCATCATCGTCAATGAGGTGGGCGAGATAGGTGTCGACGGGGCGGTCATCGACTCCTTTGGCCTGAAGACCGTGGAGATAACCGAGGGGTGCATCTGCTGTTCCTTGTCGGGCAGCCTGCAGAACACCCTGCGCGAGATAAGCTCCAAGTTCGATCCAGATGTCATAATCATAGAGCCTACCGGCATCGCGCTGGCATCCAAGATCAACGATTTCGTCAGGAGGGCCATGGTCGGCGAGGAGCACATGTATACCATATGCCTCATCGACGCCTACCGGGCCATCGAGCTGTTCAACGAGGCCGAGCTGTTCCTCAGCCGCCAGATCATCGGCGCCAATATAGTGGCGGTCAACAAGATCGACATCGTGGATGAGGCTACCAAGACCCAGGTGACGGACATAGTCAACAGGGTCGCCCCCGGTTCCAAGATAGCCTATGTGTCCGCGAAGACCGGCCAGGGACTGGAACCTCTGGTCGCTCTGCTGGAGGGAAGGGCATGA
- a CDS encoding MBL fold metallo-hydrolase, translated as MTSVTFLGTGGGRFATIYQVRATGGLYINDGVRLHLDPGPSALMNMRRLALDPAKTNAVLISHCHPDHYADAEMLVEGMTKGGFKHTGTLVGSRSAMEGTDGFSPAVSAYHQSIVGRAIVAEANSTFTVGDMRIDATPTSHGDPTGVGFRFHCSAGNISYVSDTELGPGIAEAHRGSRVLILNVTRPLNSRVPKHLCTEEAATLAKEVGPEVVVLTHFGMKLVHDGVNKQARYIERSSGAKVIAAEDLMTVQVGKTVRATRSRGQELVEGGRERLDLDK; from the coding sequence TTGACCAGCGTTACTTTCCTGGGGACGGGCGGGGGCCGGTTCGCCACCATTTATCAGGTCCGGGCCACCGGGGGTTTGTACATCAATGATGGAGTGCGCCTGCATCTCGACCCCGGGCCATCGGCGCTCATGAACATGCGGCGATTGGCCCTGGACCCTGCCAAGACCAACGCCGTCCTTATCTCCCACTGTCATCCCGACCACTATGCCGACGCGGAGATGCTGGTGGAGGGCATGACCAAGGGCGGGTTCAAGCACACCGGGACGCTGGTGGGCAGCAGGAGCGCAATGGAGGGGACCGACGGGTTCAGCCCCGCGGTGTCGGCATACCACCAGTCCATCGTGGGCAGGGCCATCGTGGCGGAGGCGAACAGTACCTTCACCGTCGGGGACATGAGGATCGATGCCACGCCGACCTCGCACGGCGATCCTACCGGGGTAGGGTTCCGTTTCCACTGCTCGGCCGGCAACATATCGTACGTCAGCGATACTGAGCTGGGGCCCGGGATCGCGGAGGCCCACAGGGGATCGAGGGTGCTTATCCTGAACGTCACCAGGCCCCTCAACTCACGGGTACCGAAGCATCTCTGCACCGAGGAGGCCGCAACGCTGGCCAAAGAGGTCGGTCCAGAGGTGGTGGTCCTGACGCATTTCGGCATGAAGCTGGTGCATGACGGCGTCAACAAGCAGGCCCGGTACATCGAGCGGTCCTCGGGAGCCAAGGTCATAGCGGCAGAGGACCTCATGACCGTCCAGGTAGGCAAGACCGTTCGCGCCACCAGGTCAAGGGGCCAGGAGCTGGTGGAGGGCGGCAGGGAGCGCTTAGACCTCGACAAGTAG
- a CDS encoding amidohydrolase family protein, giving the protein MRTLIKDAYLVTQNASRDIVKGDILIEDGTIAKVGEVKEGSDAVIDASGDVVIPGLINTHTHVAMSVMKGIADDMPFPQFLDTTFAADAKRTDRDIAAGAAQGCLEMIRSGTTTFLDLYYSEDVIAGAVEKSGIRGILGWAVLDEQFTTQKGNPLDNCKRFHRQFKDRPRVYPAVGLQGVYVCSTETFLGAKEYALENNLLQTFHLSETRKEVSDCKRKEGSRPGDYLASIGFLNDHCVAAHSAWLTINEVRHLSRTGTKVSSCPVSNMKLATGGVAPIPEMFQNNVTVSVGTDGSTTNNSLDMFGEMKTLSLLQKASRWDPTVLPAQKVLDLATVDAARAVKMESMIGSIEVGKKADLVILDGKAANLRPMRMGSLVSNIVYSSYGLNVKTVLCDGNVVMQDRAVRTMDEEKVLSEAEDAARELLG; this is encoded by the coding sequence ATGCGCACGCTCATCAAGGACGCCTATTTGGTCACCCAGAACGCTTCCCGCGACATTGTCAAGGGCGACATACTGATCGAGGACGGCACCATCGCCAAGGTGGGCGAGGTGAAGGAAGGCTCCGACGCCGTGATCGACGCGTCCGGTGACGTGGTCATCCCCGGCCTCATCAACACTCACACCCATGTCGCCATGTCCGTCATGAAGGGGATCGCCGACGACATGCCCTTCCCCCAGTTCCTCGACACCACCTTCGCTGCCGACGCCAAGAGGACCGACCGGGACATTGCCGCCGGCGCGGCGCAGGGCTGCCTGGAGATGATACGCTCCGGCACCACCACATTCCTGGACCTGTACTACTCCGAGGATGTCATCGCCGGGGCGGTCGAGAAATCGGGCATACGCGGCATTCTGGGATGGGCAGTTCTGGACGAGCAGTTCACCACTCAGAAGGGCAATCCGCTGGACAACTGCAAGCGGTTCCACCGCCAGTTCAAGGACCGTCCCCGCGTATACCCCGCGGTCGGGTTGCAGGGTGTGTACGTGTGCTCCACCGAGACCTTCCTGGGGGCCAAGGAGTATGCCCTGGAGAACAACCTGTTGCAGACCTTCCACCTGTCGGAGACGAGGAAGGAGGTCTCCGACTGCAAGCGCAAGGAGGGCAGCCGGCCGGGCGACTACCTCGCCTCCATCGGCTTCCTGAACGATCATTGCGTGGCTGCGCACTCTGCATGGCTGACCATCAACGAGGTCCGCCACCTCTCCAGGACCGGCACCAAGGTGTCGAGCTGCCCGGTGTCCAACATGAAGCTCGCTACCGGCGGGGTCGCTCCGATCCCGGAGATGTTCCAGAACAATGTCACGGTATCCGTCGGCACCGACGGCTCCACGACCAACAATTCCCTGGACATGTTCGGGGAGATGAAGACCCTGTCGCTGCTGCAGAAGGCCAGCCGCTGGGACCCAACCGTGCTCCCGGCCCAGAAGGTCCTGGACCTCGCCACCGTGGATGCGGCCAGGGCGGTGAAGATGGAATCGATGATCGGTTCGATAGAAGTGGGCAAGAAGGCCGACCTGGTCATCCTCGACGGGAAAGCGGCCAACCTCCGCCCGATGCGCATGGGCAGCCTGGTCTCCAATATCGTGTATTCATCGTACGGCCTCAACGTAAAGACGGTGCTGTGCGACGGGAACGTGGTCATGCAGGACCGCGCGGTCAGGACCATGGATGAGGAGAAGGTGCTCTCCGAGGCGGAGGACGCGGCCCGGGAGCTGCTGGGCTAA
- a CDS encoding PAS domain S-box protein, giving the protein MAERTADVIRDRDKEELRLLWMTFMLSSDIILVHELDGQIIDSNPTAQESLGYSAEELETMRIKDFALIAPSEWEHRRKFLEEGGVLKHRTVDRRKDGSTFEVEVTSRKVEVGGRSVVVGVGRDITGERLAEMMNQSLNSIGAALSSSLDHEGILKLVISTARKAMGADAAVIYTTGDGGWVPRYADGLPPEPEKKAYGKSEMRIFEMVERKGSAVVINDVLSDPRIDAKAVKRRSLRSMIVAPLRARGQLVGMMSFECHHRQGSFNDAHIDFANTLSNSISLFLENIQLSEEEREASGHLRDLMDIVPDGILILDKEGKFTYANAEAEHILRMRREDISTRGYEDPAWEWCMLEGQDRETPFALLKKHNSTYRDQEFMVRLPDGESVVLSISMSPTMSPRGEFDGAICSITDVTQRKRAESALMRRTHQLEVLSKVSVEINSELRTAMVMRKLVAAAMELTEATAGVYGRYEDGEIRYTEYAEGEDHLPLGLTFPPGQGVPGLVLETHRPYMTNDAVNDPHVIPEVRERLGVVNLVGVPIIDSGGELLGTLSVHNKAKGKKFEEEDVMILQGLAATAAVALDNARIMEQRDGFEKELQRQKRDYQTVFNSVPALIAIKDTDSRIVDANPAFIRAFGLDPDDREGWQTHATPEERGSFRRDDLEVIATKQAKYGIIEQGTDGRGNICWFRTDKLPYMDSAGDVVGVILFSLDITESKKAQEELVLEKDFMARLMETTPAGITVLYRNGQIVFANQVAERILGLSKGGLLTRTYNDPQWKITDYSGNPFPDEALPFRRVMDSGQPVFGVRHAIVHPDGRRVLLLINAAPLNEEGDLSGVIVSLMDVTEAVMAEEALQESLNTSDDIVRQMPSGILIFQYEGADRIYLVSANPTAQMLVGGLEGARDMEYCQIWEGNDFLATKDELLEVAKTGNTLWKENVHYMGGPAEGAFNLRAFSLPSHRICLNFDDVTQRLVEADLRRKAYSQIEKNIEHFATLVDRIRNPLSAIIAQAEDLGPDASRGILQRTEDIERIIKELDQGWIQSEKVRSFLKRNI; this is encoded by the coding sequence ATGGCAGAGAGGACCGCAGACGTCATCAGGGACCGGGACAAGGAGGAGCTCCGCCTGCTCTGGATGACGTTCATGCTATCCTCCGACATCATACTGGTCCATGAGCTGGATGGACAGATAATCGACTCGAACCCCACAGCCCAGGAGAGCCTTGGCTACAGCGCGGAGGAACTGGAGACCATGAGGATCAAGGACTTCGCTCTGATCGCCCCTTCGGAGTGGGAACACCGGAGAAAGTTCTTGGAGGAGGGAGGCGTGCTGAAGCACCGGACCGTCGACCGCCGCAAGGACGGCTCCACTTTCGAAGTGGAGGTGACCTCCAGGAAAGTGGAGGTAGGCGGGAGGAGCGTTGTCGTGGGGGTGGGGAGGGACATCACCGGCGAGCGTCTGGCAGAGATGATGAACCAGTCCCTGAACAGCATCGGCGCTGCCCTCAGCTCCTCCCTGGACCACGAAGGCATCCTCAAACTGGTCATCTCCACCGCTCGGAAGGCCATGGGAGCGGACGCCGCCGTGATCTACACGACGGGTGATGGGGGGTGGGTGCCGCGCTACGCTGACGGCCTTCCCCCGGAGCCTGAGAAGAAGGCATACGGCAAGAGCGAGATGAGAATATTCGAGATGGTGGAGAGGAAAGGCTCGGCAGTGGTGATCAATGATGTACTAAGCGACCCGCGCATTGACGCCAAGGCCGTCAAGCGCCGCTCCCTGCGCTCCATGATCGTCGCGCCTCTCAGGGCCAGAGGGCAGCTGGTTGGCATGATGTCCTTTGAGTGCCACCACCGCCAGGGGTCGTTCAACGACGCCCACATCGACTTCGCCAACACGCTCTCGAACTCGATATCCCTGTTCCTGGAGAACATCCAGCTCAGCGAGGAGGAGCGGGAGGCGTCGGGACACTTGAGGGACCTCATGGACATCGTGCCGGACGGCATACTTATCCTTGATAAGGAGGGGAAGTTCACCTATGCCAATGCCGAAGCTGAGCACATCTTGAGGATGCGGCGGGAGGACATCAGCACAAGGGGGTACGAGGACCCGGCCTGGGAATGGTGCATGCTGGAGGGCCAGGACAGGGAGACGCCTTTCGCCCTGCTGAAAAAACATAATTCTACCTACCGTGACCAGGAGTTCATGGTGCGGCTACCCGACGGTGAGAGCGTGGTCCTGTCGATAAGCATGTCCCCCACCATGAGCCCCCGCGGCGAGTTCGACGGGGCCATATGCTCCATCACCGATGTCACCCAGAGGAAGCGGGCGGAGAGCGCCCTGATGAGGCGGACCCACCAGCTGGAGGTGCTCTCCAAGGTGAGCGTGGAAATCAACTCCGAGCTCCGAACGGCCATGGTGATGCGGAAGCTGGTGGCGGCGGCCATGGAGCTGACCGAGGCCACCGCGGGCGTGTACGGGAGGTATGAGGACGGGGAGATCAGGTACACCGAGTACGCCGAGGGCGAGGATCACCTGCCCCTTGGCCTCACCTTTCCCCCGGGCCAGGGGGTGCCAGGCCTGGTCCTGGAGACCCATCGCCCCTACATGACCAATGACGCCGTCAACGATCCCCACGTCATCCCGGAGGTCCGGGAGAGGCTGGGGGTGGTCAACCTCGTCGGTGTGCCCATCATCGACAGCGGCGGGGAGCTCCTGGGTACCCTGAGCGTTCATAACAAGGCCAAGGGTAAAAAGTTCGAGGAGGAGGATGTCATGATCCTGCAAGGCCTAGCGGCGACCGCCGCGGTGGCCCTGGATAATGCCCGGATCATGGAGCAGAGGGATGGCTTCGAGAAGGAGCTGCAGAGGCAGAAGAGGGACTATCAGACAGTGTTCAATTCGGTCCCCGCTCTCATCGCCATCAAGGACACCGACAGCAGGATCGTCGACGCCAACCCCGCATTCATCCGCGCCTTCGGCCTCGATCCCGACGACAGGGAGGGTTGGCAGACCCACGCCACTCCAGAGGAGAGGGGGAGCTTTCGCCGGGACGACCTCGAGGTCATCGCCACCAAGCAGGCGAAGTATGGGATAATCGAACAGGGCACCGACGGCCGCGGGAACATATGCTGGTTCAGGACCGACAAGCTCCCCTATATGGATAGCGCGGGCGATGTCGTTGGAGTGATACTGTTCTCCCTGGACATCACCGAGTCCAAGAAGGCCCAGGAGGAGCTGGTCCTGGAGAAGGATTTCATGGCCAGGCTGATGGAGACGACCCCCGCGGGAATAACGGTGTTATACCGGAACGGACAGATCGTCTTCGCCAATCAGGTGGCCGAGCGCATCCTCGGCCTGAGCAAGGGAGGATTGCTGACAAGAACGTACAACGACCCTCAATGGAAGATCACTGACTACTCGGGAAACCCTTTCCCTGACGAAGCGCTGCCGTTCCGCAGGGTGATGGACTCGGGCCAGCCGGTATTCGGGGTCCGGCACGCCATCGTCCATCCGGACGGAAGGCGGGTGCTCCTGCTCATCAACGCCGCCCCGTTGAACGAGGAGGGGGACCTCAGCGGCGTGATAGTCTCCCTAATGGACGTCACCGAGGCGGTGATGGCGGAGGAGGCCTTGCAGGAGTCGCTGAACACCTCCGACGACATCGTGCGGCAGATGCCGTCGGGCATCCTCATCTTCCAGTACGAGGGGGCGGACCGCATCTACCTGGTCAGCGCGAACCCCACCGCGCAGATGCTGGTGGGGGGCCTGGAAGGGGCCAGGGACATGGAGTACTGCCAGATATGGGAGGGGAACGATTTCCTGGCCACCAAGGACGAGCTTCTGGAGGTCGCCAAGACCGGGAACACCCTGTGGAAGGAGAACGTGCATTATATGGGAGGGCCGGCGGAGGGAGCGTTCAATCTGCGGGCGTTCTCGCTGCCCAGCCACCGCATATGCCTGAACTTCGACGACGTGACCCAGAGGCTGGTGGAGGCGGACCTGCGGCGGAAGGCCTATTCGCAGATAGAGAAGAACATCGAGCACTTCGCCACCTTGGTGGACAGGATCCGGAACCCCCTGTCGGCCATCATAGCTCAGGCGGAGGACCTGGGTCCGGACGCCTCTCGAGGGATCCTCCAGCGCACCGAGGACATCGAGAGGATCATCAAGGAGCTGGACCAGGGGTGGATCCAGTCGGAGAAGGTCCGCTCGTTCCTGAAGCGGAACATTTAG
- a CDS encoding response regulator has protein sequence MLEGYDVVEAENGLRAVQLYAERRPQLVLMDILMPEMDGIEATREILKMDPRAVVIGVSAFASVKGEEMMRAGAKEVLSKPVRMPDLLAKVRSYILVENYGPDSRI, from the coding sequence ATGCTGGAAGGGTATGACGTAGTGGAGGCTGAGAACGGCCTCCGCGCGGTGCAGCTGTATGCGGAGCGAAGGCCCCAGCTGGTGCTCATGGACATACTGATGCCGGAGATGGACGGCATAGAGGCGACCAGGGAGATATTGAAGATGGATCCCCGCGCTGTGGTGATCGGCGTCAGCGCCTTCGCCTCGGTGAAGGGCGAGGAGATGATGCGGGCGGGGGCAAAGGAGGTCCTATCCAAGCCAGTAAGGATGCCGGACCTGCTAGCCAAGGTCAGATCGTACATTTTGGTGGAGAATTATGGTCCCGACTCCCGGATTTGA
- a CDS encoding ribbon-helix-helix domain-containing protein: protein MEEPELEKVTIRLPERYVRALDFLVKVDDFPSRSEAIRAAIRDFIYERVDVVMDKVKKMEEAEKTLAAMEVFESEYLRK from the coding sequence ATGGAAGAGCCAGAATTGGAGAAGGTGACGATACGTCTTCCCGAGCGCTACGTTCGTGCGTTGGACTTCCTGGTGAAGGTGGACGATTTCCCCTCACGGTCCGAGGCGATACGCGCAGCGATCCGGGACTTCATCTACGAGCGTGTGGATGTCGTAATGGACAAGGTCAAGAAGATGGAGGAGGCAGAAAAGACCCTCGCCGCCATGGAAGTGTTCGAGTCTGAATATCTAAGGAAGTAG
- a CDS encoding proteasome assembly chaperone family protein, translating to MEKIKTIIHEEPVLKGPILIEGLPGVGNVGKLAAEHLLDQLKAKKFADIYSAYFPPQVIVDEDGVTKLVNNELYYSQADGKHPDLIILIGDYQGLTPEGQYDLSDHVLQLCQKYGVDTIFTLGGYGVGKMVEQPRVLGAATTKELVDDMKTKGVIFSKGEPGSGIVGASGLLLGLGKVYGIKAVCLMGETSGYFVDPKGAEAVLRILAAILNVEIDFSELVSKAEQIDLITSKLKEIESPVEPRKEDLGYIG from the coding sequence ATGGAAAAGATCAAGACCATCATCCATGAGGAACCGGTTTTAAAGGGCCCCATCCTGATCGAGGGGCTCCCCGGGGTGGGCAACGTGGGCAAGCTGGCCGCGGAGCACCTCCTCGATCAGCTCAAGGCCAAGAAGTTCGCGGACATCTACTCGGCCTATTTCCCGCCCCAGGTCATCGTTGACGAGGACGGCGTGACCAAGCTGGTCAACAATGAGCTTTATTACTCACAGGCCGACGGCAAGCACCCTGACCTCATCATCCTGATCGGGGACTATCAGGGCCTCACCCCCGAGGGCCAGTACGACCTCTCGGACCACGTTCTCCAACTGTGCCAAAAGTACGGGGTGGACACCATATTCACCCTTGGCGGCTACGGGGTCGGCAAGATGGTGGAGCAGCCCCGCGTTCTCGGCGCGGCCACCACCAAGGAGCTGGTGGATGATATGAAGACCAAGGGGGTCATATTCTCCAAGGGAGAGCCCGGGTCCGGCATCGTGGGGGCGAGCGGCCTGCTGCTCGGCCTCGGCAAGGTCTATGGGATCAAGGCGGTGTGCCTTATGGGCGAGACCTCCGGCTACTTCGTTGACCCCAAGGGGGCCGAGGCGGTGCTGCGCATCCTGGCCGCCATACTCAACGTGGAGATCGACTTCTCCGAGCTGGTCAGCAAGGCCGAGCAGATCGACCTCATAACCTCCAAGCTCAAGGAGATCGAAAGCCCTGTGGAGCCTCGGAAGGAAGACCTCGGCTACATCGGCTGA
- a CDS encoding RNA-protein complex protein Nop10, producing the protein MRTSLRKCPKCVEYTLLDQCGRCGCTTDMPIPPRYSPEDRYGEYRRRLRKERGDYGKDQDHHP; encoded by the coding sequence ATGAGAACATCACTAAGAAAGTGTCCAAAATGCGTTGAATATACTCTGCTGGACCAGTGCGGTCGCTGCGGGTGTACTACGGACATGCCCATACCCCCCAGGTATTCTCCTGAGGACCGGTATGGCGAATACAGACGAAGATTGAGGAAGGAGCGTGGCGACTATGGAAAAGATCAAGACCATCATCCATGA
- a CDS encoding translation initiation factor IF-2 subunit alpha encodes MARQSDFPEEGELVVCTVQSVKNFGAFVSLDEYDAKEGFIHIRDVATGWVKYIRDYVREGQKIVCKVLGVDSSKGHIDLSLKSVNEHQKREKIQQWKNENKADKLIEIVAERLGKTKDASYEEFGYALMDSFGTLYGAFEQVATTPASLQEEGFEGPWTKTFIEVAKENVTPSYVQIDGMLEMTCPLPDGVDHIKDALIAGIVSSKEQVKIQYIGAPKYRVVVSAPDYKAAEEEMKAVTTNIISNLQSCGGKAVFHREAK; translated from the coding sequence ATGGCCCGCCAAAGCGACTTCCCCGAGGAGGGCGAGCTGGTCGTCTGCACTGTCCAGAGCGTCAAGAACTTCGGGGCGTTCGTCTCGCTCGACGAGTACGATGCCAAGGAAGGCTTCATCCACATCAGGGATGTCGCTACCGGATGGGTCAAGTACATCAGGGACTACGTAAGAGAAGGGCAGAAGATCGTGTGCAAGGTCCTGGGCGTCGACTCGTCCAAGGGCCACATCGACCTTTCCCTCAAATCGGTGAACGAACACCAGAAGAGGGAGAAGATCCAGCAGTGGAAGAACGAGAACAAGGCCGACAAGCTCATTGAGATCGTGGCCGAGCGCCTGGGCAAGACCAAGGATGCGAGCTACGAGGAGTTCGGCTACGCGCTGATGGACAGCTTCGGTACCCTGTATGGGGCGTTCGAGCAGGTGGCCACCACCCCCGCCTCTCTGCAGGAAGAGGGTTTCGAAGGCCCCTGGACCAAGACCTTCATCGAGGTGGCGAAAGAGAACGTCACCCCCTCGTATGTGCAGATCGACGGCATGCTGGAGATGACCTGTCCCCTGCCGGACGGCGTGGACCACATCAAGGATGCGCTCATCGCCGGGATCGTATCGAGCAAGGAGCAGGTCAAGATCCAGTACATCGGCGCACCCAAGTACCGCGTGGTAGTGTCGGCCCCCGACTACAAGGCCGCCGAAGAGGAGATGAAGGCCGTTACGACCAACATCATCTCCAACCTCCAGTCATGCGGTGGCAAGGCGGTCTTCCACCGCGAGGCAAAATGA
- a CDS encoding 30S ribosomal protein S27e, giving the protein MSEAKTGKFIKVKCPDCANEQITFKNPAVNVTCNVCGSTLVKTRGGAGELRGKLVEVVD; this is encoded by the coding sequence ATGTCAGAAGCTAAGACTGGTAAGTTCATCAAGGTGAAGTGCCCCGACTGTGCGAACGAACAGATCACATTCAAGAACCCGGCGGTCAACGTGACCTGCAACGTATGCGGGTCCACCCTCGTTAAGACCAGGGGCGGCGCGGGCGAGCTGCGCGGCAAGCTGGTCGAGGTGGTTGATTAA
- a CDS encoding 50S ribosomal protein L44e, translating to MKMPHTIKTYCPKCKSHTDHEVERVKKKKASELKWGQRRFRRATSGYGGFPRPKPEGREKPTKRVNLRYRCKTCKKAHQRPCFRAKKFELEE from the coding sequence ATGAAGATGCCTCACACGATCAAAACCTACTGTCCCAAGTGCAAATCTCACACCGACCATGAGGTAGAAAGGGTCAAAAAGAAGAAGGCCAGTGAGCTCAAATGGGGTCAGAGGCGTTTCAGGCGCGCGACCTCCGGCTACGGCGGATTCCCCAGGCCCAAGCCCGAGGGGAGGGAGAAGCCCACCAAGAGGGTCAACCTCAGGTACAGGTGCAAGACCTGCAAGAAGGCCCACCAGAGGCCCTGCTTCAGAGCAAAGAAGTTCGAACTGGAGGAGTGA